A window of the Pseudomonas sp. B21_DOA genome harbors these coding sequences:
- the infB gene encoding translation initiation factor IF-2 yields MTQVTVKQLADEVKTPVERLLQQMREAGLPHTAADENVTDSEKQSLLTHLKSSHKAKVEEPRKITLQRKTTSTLRVAGSKSISVEVRKKKVFVQRSPEEIEAERKRELDERRAVENAARQKAEEEAKQRAEEEARRQPAAAQTAASDAVAAPAAAAEPVRESAPVAAAPAPSADVRNKQNEQRRPDKPRADDNNRRSGGGDGERKNAPHRASVKEKAPAPRVAPRTTDEESDGFRRGGRGKAKLKKRNAHGFQSPTGPVVRDVQIGETITVGDLANQMSVKAAEIIKFMFKLGTPATINQVLDQETAQLVAEELGHKVTLVSDTALEDSLAESLKFEGESFSRAPVVTVMGHVDHGKTSLLDYIRRAKVAAGEAGGITQHIGAYHVETDRGMVTFLDTPGHAAFTAMRARGAKATDIVILVVAADDGVMPQTIEAVQHAQAAGVPLVVAVNKIDKPGADLDRIRSELSVHGVTSEDWGGDTPFVPVSAKMGTGVDELLEAVLLQAEVLELKATPSAPGRGVVVESRLDKGRGPVATVLVQDGTLRQGDMVLVGSNYGRVRAMLDENGKPIKEAGPSIPVEILGLDGTPDAGDEMSVVADEKKAREVALFRQGKFREVKLARAHAGKLENIFENMGQAEKKTLNIVLKSDVRGSLEALNGALNGLGNDEVQVRVVGGGVGGITESDANLALASNAVLFGFNVRADAGARKIVEQEGLDMRYYNVIYDIIEDVKKALTGMLGSDVRENILGVAEVRDVFRSPKFGAIAGCMVIEGVVHRNRPIRVLREDIVIFEGELESLRRFKDDASEVRAGMECGIGVKSYNDVKVGDKIEVFEKVQVARSL; encoded by the coding sequence ATGACGCAAGTCACGGTGAAACAACTGGCCGATGAGGTCAAAACACCGGTAGAGCGCCTGTTGCAGCAGATGCGTGAGGCAGGTCTGCCGCACACCGCCGCCGACGAAAATGTGACTGACAGTGAGAAGCAATCCCTGCTGACTCACTTGAAGAGCAGTCACAAGGCGAAAGTGGAAGAACCACGCAAGATCACGCTGCAGCGTAAAACCACCAGCACCCTGCGTGTGGCTGGTAGCAAGAGCATCAGCGTTGAAGTTCGCAAGAAGAAAGTTTTCGTACAGCGCAGCCCGGAAGAAATCGAAGCCGAGCGCAAGCGTGAACTGGATGAGCGTCGCGCAGTAGAAAATGCTGCCCGTCAGAAGGCTGAAGAAGAAGCCAAGCAACGCGCCGAAGAAGAAGCGCGTCGCCAGCCTGCTGCTGCGCAAACCGCTGCCAGCGACGCCGTTGCGGCGCCGGCTGCCGCTGCCGAACCCGTTCGCGAAAGCGCACCGGTGGCTGCTGCTCCTGCGCCATCGGCTGACGTTCGCAACAAGCAGAACGAACAGCGCCGTCCGGACAAACCACGTGCCGACGACAACAATCGTCGCAGCGGTGGTGGTGATGGCGAGCGCAAAAACGCTCCGCATCGCGCATCGGTCAAAGAAAAAGCCCCGGCGCCACGTGTGGCACCACGTACTACCGACGAAGAAAGCGATGGCTTCCGTCGTGGTGGTCGCGGCAAGGCCAAGCTGAAGAAGCGCAACGCCCACGGTTTCCAGAGCCCGACCGGCCCTGTCGTGCGTGACGTGCAGATCGGCGAGACCATCACGGTTGGCGATCTGGCCAACCAGATGTCGGTCAAAGCGGCTGAAATCATCAAGTTCATGTTCAAACTGGGTACTCCAGCGACCATCAACCAGGTGCTTGATCAGGAAACTGCTCAACTGGTAGCCGAAGAACTGGGCCACAAAGTGACCCTGGTCAGCGACACCGCTCTGGAAGATTCCCTGGCCGAGTCCCTGAAGTTTGAAGGTGAGTCGTTCTCCCGTGCACCAGTCGTGACCGTAATGGGTCACGTTGACCACGGTAAGACTTCCCTGCTCGACTACATCCGTCGTGCCAAGGTAGCTGCTGGCGAAGCCGGCGGTATCACCCAGCACATCGGTGCATACCACGTTGAGACTGATCGCGGCATGGTCACTTTCCTCGACACCCCGGGTCACGCTGCGTTTACCGCAATGCGTGCCCGTGGTGCCAAGGCGACCGACATCGTGATCCTCGTGGTTGCAGCGGACGACGGCGTGATGCCACAAACCATCGAAGCGGTTCAGCATGCTCAGGCAGCTGGCGTACCGCTGGTGGTAGCAGTGAACAAGATCGACAAGCCGGGCGCCGATCTCGATCGCATCCGCAGCGAACTGTCGGTTCACGGCGTGACTTCCGAAGACTGGGGTGGCGACACACCATTCGTTCCGGTTTCGGCGAAGATGGGTACTGGCGTGGACGAGCTGCTTGAAGCCGTTCTGCTGCAGGCCGAAGTTCTCGAACTGAAAGCTACTCCGTCGGCTCCTGGCCGTGGTGTGGTGGTTGAATCGCGTCTCGACAAAGGTCGCGGCCCAGTCGCAACCGTGCTGGTTCAGGACGGTACGCTGCGTCAAGGCGACATGGTCCTGGTCGGTTCGAACTACGGCCGTGTACGTGCCATGCTCGACGAGAACGGCAAGCCAATCAAGGAAGCGGGTCCATCCATCCCTGTCGAGATCCTCGGCCTGGACGGTACCCCGGACGCTGGCGACGAGATGAGCGTGGTTGCCGACGAGAAGAAAGCCCGTGAAGTGGCTCTGTTCCGTCAAGGCAAGTTCCGCGAAGTCAAACTGGCTCGTGCTCACGCCGGCAAGCTGGAAAACATCTTCGAAAACATGGGTCAGGCGGAGAAGAAGACGCTCAACATCGTCCTCAAATCCGACGTCCGTGGTTCGCTGGAAGCGTTGAACGGTGCCTTGAATGGCCTGGGCAACGACGAAGTTCAAGTGCGCGTCGTGGGTGGCGGTGTCGGTGGTATCACCGAATCCGACGCCAACCTGGCACTGGCTTCCAACGCTGTGCTGTTCGGCTTCAACGTGCGTGCCGATGCCGGCGCTCGCAAGATCGTCGAGCAGGAAGGTCTGGATATGCGTTACTACAACGTGATCTATGACATCATCGAAGACGTCAAGAAAGCCCTGACCGGCATGCTCGGCAGCGATGTTCGCGAGAACATCCTGGGTGTGGCCGAAGTGCGTGACGTGTTCCGTTCGCCGAAGTTTGGCGCGATCGCCGGTTGCATGGTGATCGAAGGTGTCGTGCACCGTAACCGTCCGATCCGCGTACTGCGTGAAGACATCGTTATCTTCGAAGGCGAGCTGGAATCCCTGCGCCGCTTCAAGGATGACGCTTCCGAAGTGCGTGCCGGCATGGAATGCGGTATCGGCGTGAAGAGCTACAACGACGTCAAAGTCGGCGACAAGATCGAAGTCTTCGAGAAGGTTCAGGTTGCTCGCAGCCTCTGA